From Candidatus Binatia bacterium, the proteins below share one genomic window:
- a CDS encoding CoA ester lyase produces the protein MFVLDGGRRFIIPRTELTYPGHSMKLHQNAADAVKAPVDHVMADFEDACPYEFKGEKSRKIMVEALNTLDFGRKVVTVRPNNIHSQFFLQDMEAVVLGAPNRFHGIMLPKTRGPEDIIYASRLLDELERRGGWTYRIQIESLIETPHALVKAYDIATASDRMCGLVFGIADFAANLGIREIVENQNQNFHYAKQSMVVAAKAAGLHAVDNVYLRLVRKEDSPEQVKKIEAGLREKNMGAAALGMDGTWVIHPQQAKIANECFSPTTAQIAQAKRVIELYHQKGGGSMADPETGEMIDEATIKIALMDLAKAVQSGDIDAAYLAEQAGKSRGVTGYDILELMRRTA, from the coding sequence ATGTTCGTACTCGATGGCGGCCGCCGCTTTATCATTCCACGCACCGAACTGACCTATCCCGGTCACAGCATGAAGCTGCACCAGAACGCGGCCGATGCGGTGAAGGCCCCCGTTGATCACGTGATGGCGGACTTCGAAGATGCCTGTCCCTACGAGTTCAAGGGAGAAAAGAGCCGCAAGATCATGGTCGAGGCGCTGAACACCCTCGACTTCGGCCGCAAGGTCGTCACCGTACGGCCCAACAACATTCACTCCCAGTTCTTTCTTCAGGACATGGAAGCCGTGGTGCTGGGCGCCCCGAATCGTTTTCATGGCATCATGCTGCCGAAGACTCGCGGCCCCGAGGACATCATCTACGCATCGCGGCTTCTCGACGAACTCGAACGGCGCGGCGGCTGGACGTATCGCATCCAAATCGAATCCTTGATCGAGACGCCGCACGCGCTGGTCAAGGCCTACGACATCGCAACGGCCTCGGACCGCATGTGCGGACTGGTCTTCGGTATTGCCGACTTCGCCGCCAACCTCGGCATCCGGGAAATCGTCGAGAACCAGAACCAGAACTTCCACTACGCCAAACAATCGATGGTGGTGGCGGCAAAGGCAGCCGGGCTGCACGCCGTGGACAACGTCTACCTGCGCCTGGTCCGCAAGGAGGACTCCCCCGAACAGGTGAAGAAGATCGAAGCCGGTCTGCGCGAGAAAAACATGGGGGCTGCTGCCCTGGGAATGGACGGCACGTGGGTCATCCATCCGCAGCAAGCCAAGATCGCCAACGAATGCTTCTCGCCCACGACGGCACAGATCGCACAAGCCAAGCGGGTTATCGAACTCTATCACCAGAAGGGCGGTGGCTCGATGGCGGATCCGGAAACCGGCGAAATGATCGACGAGGCGACCATCAAGATCGCCCTGATGGACCTGGCGAAGGCGGTGCAGTCGGGTGA
- a CDS encoding acyl-CoA dehydrogenase family protein, with translation MADSVTPVDLAAVRQLVTRLDALVAEALQVARRRTDGGKGIDEAQVQCERLAYAATEVAAAKDLLAYAQSAAAHGHRDAVVEEMAAVFAAEVAHRLRSQVDAHAGEFGLSDELLNKTIGTDSAKAMMRSGLSDARVQAIGRHVIQRHGVNHAWMAEDMAVMSRDSVRQFAETEVIPIAERLHRHDELIPEELIRKMAELGYFGMSVPEEFGGGGMGNLVMIITTEELSRGSLAGAGSLITRPEILTKALLKGGTPAQKNTWLPRIASGEVMVGISVTEPDVGSDVASVKCRADAAEVGGRKGYLINGAKAWCTFAGRANALALLARTDPDFKKGARGLSLLIVEKDPFPGHSFEMRPATGGLLVGKADATPGYRGMHSYTLSFDNYFVPAENLVGEAGGVGKGFYLQMGGFAAGRLQTGGRATGLAQAALERTAEYAGDRRQFGEPIGNFQLTQYKLGRMATHLMAARQLTYAAARAMDADESIALEPAMAKLFASDVAVWITQEGQLLHGGWGYADEFPISRYVVDALVLPIFEGVKPILELKVIARNLLAA, from the coding sequence ATGGCAGACAGTGTAACGCCAGTCGACTTGGCTGCCGTTCGGCAGCTCGTGACCAGGCTCGATGCTCTTGTGGCCGAGGCGCTGCAAGTTGCCCGCCGGCGGACGGATGGCGGGAAGGGCATCGACGAGGCTCAGGTGCAGTGCGAGCGGCTGGCATATGCGGCAACGGAAGTGGCGGCGGCGAAGGACCTGCTTGCCTACGCGCAATCTGCGGCCGCGCACGGACACCGCGATGCCGTGGTGGAGGAGATGGCGGCCGTGTTCGCCGCCGAGGTGGCGCATCGCCTGCGGAGCCAGGTGGACGCGCACGCCGGCGAGTTTGGGCTGAGCGACGAACTGCTCAACAAGACGATAGGCACCGATTCGGCCAAGGCCATGATGCGCAGCGGACTCAGCGATGCGCGGGTGCAGGCAATTGGCCGCCACGTCATCCAACGACACGGGGTCAATCACGCCTGGATGGCGGAGGACATGGCGGTGATGAGCCGTGACTCGGTGCGGCAGTTTGCCGAAACTGAGGTGATCCCGATCGCCGAACGCTTGCACCGACACGACGAACTCATTCCGGAGGAGCTGATCAGGAAAATGGCCGAGCTGGGCTACTTCGGCATGTCGGTTCCTGAGGAGTTCGGTGGCGGTGGGATGGGCAATCTGGTCATGATCATTACCACCGAAGAACTGTCACGCGGTTCGCTGGCCGGCGCCGGTAGCCTGATCACGCGTCCGGAGATTCTCACCAAAGCACTGCTCAAGGGCGGGACGCCGGCGCAGAAGAACACCTGGTTGCCGCGGATCGCCAGCGGCGAAGTGATGGTGGGCATCTCCGTCACCGAACCGGACGTGGGTTCAGACGTGGCGTCGGTGAAGTGCCGCGCCGATGCCGCCGAGGTTGGCGGCAGGAAGGGGTACCTCATCAACGGCGCCAAAGCCTGGTGCACCTTTGCCGGCCGCGCCAACGCGCTGGCGCTGCTGGCGCGCACCGACCCGGATTTCAAGAAGGGCGCGCGCGGCCTGTCGCTGCTCATCGTCGAGAAGGATCCGTTTCCGGGACACAGCTTCGAGATGCGTCCGGCGACGGGCGGGCTACTGGTCGGGAAGGCGGATGCAACTCCCGGTTACCGCGGCATGCATTCGTACACCTTGAGCTTCGACAATTACTTTGTGCCCGCCGAGAACCTGGTCGGCGAAGCTGGTGGAGTAGGGAAGGGCTTCTACCTGCAGATGGGCGGCTTCGCGGCGGGACGCCTGCAGACCGGAGGCCGAGCCACAGGCTTGGCACAGGCAGCACTCGAACGCACGGCGGAGTATGCCGGCGACCGCAGGCAATTTGGTGAGCCCATCGGCAACTTTCAGCTCACCCAGTACAAGCTCGGGCGCATGGCGACTCACCTGATGGCGGCACGCCAGCTGACCTACGCAGCGGCACGGGCCATGGACGCGGATGAATCCATTGCGCTGGAACCAGCTATGGCCAAATTGTTCGCTTCAGACGTGGCGGTGTGGATCACGCAAGAAGGTCAGCTGCTCCACGGTGGGTGGGGGTACGCTGATGAGTTCCCGATCTCACGTTACGTCGTCGATGCTCTGGTATTGCCGATCTTCGAAGGCGTAAAGCCGATCCTGGAGTTGAAGGTGATCGCCCGAAATCTGCTGGCTGCATAG
- a CDS encoding Slp family lipoprotein translates to MQRRLLASATPSILLLGIPLLFAACVRPPAPLGGTYAEIAMRDAQQGGLTGQRVRWGGTIVIVNPGKEDTCFEILARPLNSEARPRRTDESEGRFMACAPGFYDPAVYVKGRELTVTGTLQEPETQKIGEHEYRYPKVAAEKVYLWPERQLYPAQYYPFWADIWYPGWGPWPYGPWYYQSPFWGPWPYGP, encoded by the coding sequence ATGCAAAGGCGACTCTTGGCTTCGGCCACTCCATCTATCCTGCTTTTGGGGATCCCTCTGCTGTTTGCTGCGTGCGTCCGACCGCCGGCACCACTGGGCGGAACCTACGCCGAGATCGCGATGCGTGATGCCCAGCAAGGAGGTCTGACGGGTCAGCGGGTGCGTTGGGGCGGCACCATCGTGATCGTCAACCCCGGGAAGGAAGACACCTGCTTCGAGATACTTGCGCGCCCATTGAACAGTGAGGCCCGGCCACGGCGTACGGACGAGTCGGAAGGGCGCTTCATGGCCTGTGCCCCCGGGTTCTATGATCCAGCGGTATACGTGAAAGGACGGGAACTGACCGTGACGGGTACCCTTCAGGAACCCGAAACGCAGAAAATAGGGGAACACGAATACCGTTATCCAAAGGTCGCGGCGGAAAAGGTCTATTTGTGGCCGGAGCGTCAGCTGTACCCGGCGCAATACTATCCGTTCTGGGCTGACATTTGGTATCCGGGCTGGGGACCGTGGCCGTACGGACCGTGGTATTACCAGTCGCCGTTCTGGGGGCCGTGGCCGTACGGCCCGTGA
- a CDS encoding tetratricopeptide repeat protein, which translates to VLAGVIAAAYANSLTIGFQFDDWHVLEQNPFIRSLGNIPRFFVDAHSTTVLRENVALRPILMASFAVNYAISGAAPWSYHVVNLVLHWLAMVFLFRIVRDHFWFGDEGLPIAIGAALIVALHPLNTEPVDYLSARSALLTTVFYLAAFDLAVRERRLPAVLLFVLALLTKEIAITLPVVLLGYWWVARQTAAPLRQPIPWRFLALLASLSVAGVLYRVLLLPPWAFGATHDPWLTPPIYFMTEWSAYLYYLRLFLLPNALVVDRLDYPIARSLLQPQAWGSLLVLLALLLLAWRTRRRWPAVTFAAIWYLVTLAVESTFFPLAEPVNEHRPYLAMLALGTVASLGLWQLAQWSTRRHRAPAMSAYALLLTLLSTGLGAATVVRNHTWQNDYSLWRDATEKAPNNARAWMNAGRAAMNRGFEPEARRFLLEARRLSPCYAYVQMNLSALEARGSQLDASLAWADEAVRCNPGLALTHFYRAAALERLGRLDEALQGYRETTAIDSKHTEAWMAQGRLFERRMAWQDAAAAYDQARASDPTAAEGAMRAGLVYHHRLGNPVRAVECYRTVLRLMPQHYGAHYQLAMALLATGNENEARVAWKAFEALAAAIGDRTWLEGVPAALADRTVPTAN; encoded by the coding sequence GCGCGAGAACGTCGCCTTGCGCCCGATTCTCATGGCGAGCTTCGCGGTCAACTACGCGATCTCGGGAGCGGCGCCCTGGAGCTATCACGTCGTCAACCTCGTTCTGCACTGGCTGGCGATGGTCTTCCTCTTTCGTATTGTTCGCGATCATTTCTGGTTTGGCGACGAGGGACTGCCGATTGCGATCGGAGCAGCCCTCATCGTCGCGCTGCACCCCCTGAACACCGAGCCCGTGGATTACCTGTCGGCGCGCTCGGCGCTGCTGACTACGGTCTTCTATCTGGCCGCCTTTGATCTGGCCGTGCGTGAACGCCGGCTGCCAGCCGTGCTGCTCTTCGTCCTGGCGCTGCTGACCAAGGAGATCGCCATCACCCTGCCGGTGGTGCTCTTGGGGTATTGGTGGGTGGCGCGCCAAACCGCGGCTCCCCTGCGCCAGCCAATCCCGTGGCGATTTCTTGCACTGCTAGCGTCGCTCAGCGTGGCGGGGGTTCTCTACCGTGTCTTGCTCCTACCGCCATGGGCGTTTGGCGCCACGCACGATCCCTGGCTGACACCACCGATTTATTTCATGACGGAATGGTCAGCGTACCTGTATTACCTGAGGCTGTTTCTCTTGCCGAACGCCCTGGTCGTCGATCGGCTCGACTACCCCATTGCCCGCTCGCTTCTCCAGCCCCAAGCCTGGGGGAGTTTGCTGGTTCTCCTCGCGCTTCTGCTGCTGGCGTGGCGTACACGCCGGCGTTGGCCGGCGGTCACCTTCGCCGCGATTTGGTACTTGGTCACACTGGCCGTCGAATCGACCTTCTTTCCGCTTGCCGAGCCGGTGAACGAACACCGGCCCTACCTTGCGATGCTGGCTCTCGGAACCGTTGCCAGCCTTGGCCTGTGGCAGCTCGCGCAGTGGTCGACACGCCGCCACCGCGCCCCGGCGATGTCGGCCTATGCGCTGCTGCTCACGCTGCTCTCGACCGGCCTCGGCGCAGCGACGGTGGTGCGCAACCACACCTGGCAGAATGACTACAGCCTGTGGCGGGATGCCACGGAGAAGGCCCCGAACAACGCGCGTGCCTGGATGAATGCCGGACGGGCAGCAATGAACCGGGGGTTCGAACCGGAGGCACGCCGTTTTTTGCTCGAAGCCCGGCGCCTGAGCCCGTGCTACGCCTACGTGCAGATGAATTTGAGCGCCCTCGAAGCACGTGGTTCCCAGCTCGACGCTTCGCTGGCGTGGGCGGACGAGGCGGTGCGCTGCAATCCAGGGCTGGCACTGACACATTTCTATCGTGCCGCAGCGCTCGAGCGGCTCGGGCGACTGGATGAGGCGCTGCAGGGATATCGCGAGACCACCGCCATCGACTCAAAGCACACGGAAGCCTGGATGGCACAGGGCCGTTTGTTCGAGCGCCGCATGGCCTGGCAAGATGCGGCGGCGGCATACGATCAGGCCCGGGCCAGCGACCCAACTGCTGCCGAAGGGGCGATGCGCGCGGGGCTCGTATATCACCATCGTCTGGGCAATCCGGTGCGGGCGGTCGAGTGCTACCGCACGGTACTTCGCCTGATGCCGCAACACTACGGTGCGCACTACCAGCTGGCCATGGCGCTCTTGGCGACCGGCAACGAAAATGAAGCGCGGGTGGCGTGGAAGGCGTTTGAAGCGCTTGCCGCGGCTATTGGAGACCGCACTTGGCTCGAAGGGGTGCCGGCAGCCCTTGCGGATCGCACTGTGCCGACGGCGAACTGA
- a CDS encoding acyl-CoA dehydrogenase family protein: MKFELSEDQALLRQSARDFLSSESPLEKSRRIMEHDPWGYDLASWKRLAELGYLGLVLPADAGGQGLGAIELAIVLEEIGRACMPGPYLDAILAATVLSAAGGQNALLADLCSGTKLVTIAREDAAFSGSHRADIVFKGGRIRGTKYFVPFAAQADALLVTTTDGIFLSQGPFSVTPMPTLDIAQRFGKVAFDHAATRIGSPALLDRLDQLAAIGASAMLLGIMSRSLEMTLDYVRTREAFKRPIGSFQALQHRMADMLLKTESTRSAAYRAAWCFDTGDADTALACAAAKVYAADASRLVCGESIQMHGGIGFTWELDLHFYFKRAKTLEQHYGATELQLQKALAAAGF, translated from the coding sequence ATGAAGTTTGAACTGTCGGAAGACCAAGCTCTGCTTCGCCAATCCGCCCGTGACTTCCTCTCCAGCGAGTCGCCGCTCGAAAAGAGTCGGCGCATCATGGAGCACGACCCGTGGGGATACGACCTGGCTTCGTGGAAGCGGCTCGCCGAACTCGGTTATCTCGGTCTCGTCTTGCCGGCAGATGCCGGTGGTCAGGGGCTCGGAGCCATCGAACTGGCGATTGTGCTCGAAGAAATCGGCCGCGCCTGCATGCCTGGCCCATACCTTGATGCGATTCTCGCCGCGACGGTACTGTCCGCAGCCGGAGGCCAGAACGCACTGCTTGCCGACCTCTGCTCGGGAACGAAGTTGGTGACGATCGCGCGTGAGGATGCCGCCTTCAGCGGCAGCCATCGTGCCGACATCGTATTCAAGGGCGGCCGGATCCGCGGCACGAAGTACTTCGTGCCCTTTGCGGCACAAGCCGACGCCCTGCTGGTGACCACGACGGACGGCATCTTCCTGTCTCAAGGGCCTTTCTCCGTCACACCGATGCCCACGCTCGATATCGCGCAGCGCTTCGGCAAGGTGGCCTTTGACCACGCGGCGACGCGCATTGGTTCGCCGGCCCTGCTTGATCGTCTCGACCAGCTAGCAGCCATCGGCGCCAGTGCCATGCTGCTCGGGATCATGAGTCGGTCGCTCGAAATGACTCTCGACTACGTCCGCACACGTGAGGCCTTCAAGCGCCCCATAGGCTCCTTCCAGGCACTGCAGCACCGGATGGCTGACATGCTGCTGAAGACGGAATCAACCCGTTCCGCTGCCTACCGAGCGGCGTGGTGCTTCGATACGGGGGATGCCGACACGGCGTTGGCGTGTGCCGCTGCCAAGGTCTACGCCGCCGACGCTTCGCGCCTCGTCTGCGGGGAATCCATCCAGATGCACGGCGGCATCGGCTTCACCTGGGAGCTCGACCTGCACTTCTACTTCAAGCGGGCAAAGACACTCGAGCAACACTACGGGGCGACAGAGCTACAGCTTCAAAAGGCCCTTGCCGCCGCAGGATTCTGA
- a CDS encoding acyl-CoA dehydrogenase family protein — translation MDLRLSAEHLKFRDEARAWLQANLRRPWREEWRDPNATEDSLMELRRNWQRKLHQGGYLGIDWPKEWGGRGATQVEKAILEAELARADAPQILNFLGIGLLGPALIHHGTEAQRRRFIPPMLAADEIWCQGFSEPGAGSDLAALRTSAILDGDDFVLNGQKIWTTFGPWADWIFVLARTDPKDRHGGISFILCKLDTAGVTVRPLRQITGESEFGEVFFEDARVPRENLIGQIGEGWRIAMTVLAYERGAGSLALAYNYGFDLERLAATCKELGRTDAAVREKLGRLLVENEVMRANGLRMLANLADGRVPGPESSIEKIFWSEFDRRFRETALDILGPGGQLTRASTEALTDVDWTRDFLWSRAETIYSGSSEIQRNIIAKRVLNLPQDPR, via the coding sequence ATGGACCTTCGCCTTTCTGCAGAACATCTCAAGTTTCGCGACGAAGCGCGCGCCTGGCTGCAAGCGAACTTGCGCCGGCCCTGGCGTGAAGAGTGGCGCGATCCGAACGCCACGGAAGACAGCCTCATGGAGCTGCGCCGAAATTGGCAGCGTAAGCTGCACCAGGGTGGCTACCTCGGCATCGACTGGCCCAAGGAGTGGGGTGGGCGCGGTGCGACTCAGGTCGAAAAGGCCATCCTCGAGGCCGAGCTGGCGCGCGCCGATGCGCCGCAGATCTTGAATTTCCTCGGCATCGGTCTGCTCGGACCGGCTCTCATTCATCATGGCACCGAGGCTCAGCGCCGCCGCTTTATCCCGCCGATGCTTGCCGCCGATGAAATCTGGTGCCAGGGATTCAGCGAGCCGGGCGCCGGCAGCGACCTGGCGGCGCTGCGCACCAGCGCGATACTCGACGGCGACGACTTCGTACTCAATGGACAGAAAATCTGGACCACGTTCGGTCCCTGGGCCGACTGGATCTTCGTCCTCGCCCGCACGGACCCCAAGGATCGGCACGGCGGCATCTCCTTCATTCTTTGCAAGCTCGACACTGCGGGCGTCACGGTACGGCCGTTGCGCCAGATCACCGGCGAGAGCGAGTTCGGTGAGGTCTTTTTCGAAGACGCACGCGTGCCACGCGAGAACCTCATCGGCCAGATCGGCGAGGGCTGGCGCATCGCCATGACGGTCCTGGCTTACGAGCGCGGGGCGGGCTCACTGGCCCTCGCCTACAACTACGGATTCGACCTGGAACGCCTGGCGGCAACCTGTAAGGAACTTGGCCGCACCGACGCGGCTGTGCGTGAAAAGCTCGGCCGGCTACTGGTGGAGAATGAGGTCATGCGGGCCAATGGTCTTCGCATGCTGGCAAACCTCGCTGACGGTCGCGTCCCCGGACCCGAGTCATCGATCGAAAAGATCTTCTGGAGCGAGTTCGACAGGCGCTTCCGTGAAACGGCGCTCGACATCCTCGGGCCGGGCGGCCAGCTCACGCGCGCCAGTACCGAGGCGCTCACCGATGTCGATTGGACCCGTGATTTCCTCTGGTCGCGGGCTGAAACGATTTACTCAGGCTCCTCCGAAATCCAACGCAACATCATTGCCAAGCGGGTTCTCAACCTGCCGCAGGATCCACGATGA
- a CDS encoding SAM-dependent methyltransferase, translated as MKGSRTSVEATPLEAARIARVFPSFRDFVDTALFDPICGYYSTGQVRFGYGGHYDTFPLALAPFFGRMLAAYGFRFWRRAGEPPRFEICELGAGNGQLCLDVLLTVTEYARTKPAWSRFAKAFRYRIIERSPALILRQQRQLGPLARRVRWTNADLAEKAPRRLPLGSCGIVFANEVLDCLSHHKIVSRHDRSPGVVFVVPVVRSAASRDGLPVVAGVRPEQQAVARQQLPAVLADARLRDRLRFEEVVLPLDAVPGLDDFVRRHYPEFFQAQRKFRPYFACPAMESLVSAVAGLYDACDILWIDYGDTRELHLGTPASRRFYAGPPRSGASVYEAPGADDITFMVDFSVAAEAARRAGLRVKFFGPQGELARRSGVVLDAQAVDLMVQYRTLGWMLALAGVGPESEWRHTGLTWSKQGGTTVTVRADTRRAVAEFLGKRRSPFKLMIMSA; from the coding sequence ATGAAGGGTAGCCGCACGTCGGTCGAGGCGACGCCATTGGAGGCCGCACGCATCGCCCGCGTCTTTCCTTCATTTCGCGACTTCGTTGACACCGCGCTCTTCGATCCGATCTGCGGCTACTACAGCACCGGCCAAGTGCGTTTCGGGTACGGCGGACACTACGACACCTTTCCGCTGGCGCTGGCGCCCTTCTTCGGGCGTATGCTGGCGGCATACGGCTTTCGCTTCTGGCGCCGGGCCGGTGAGCCACCGCGCTTCGAGATTTGCGAGCTGGGGGCCGGCAACGGCCAGCTCTGTCTCGATGTCTTGCTCACGGTGACGGAATACGCGCGCACCAAGCCGGCCTGGAGCAGGTTTGCGAAAGCCTTCCGCTATCGGATCATCGAGCGCAGCCCCGCTTTGATTCTGCGCCAGCAGCGGCAGCTCGGTCCGCTGGCGCGGCGCGTGCGCTGGACGAACGCTGACCTGGCGGAGAAGGCGCCGCGACGCCTGCCGCTGGGCTCGTGCGGCATAGTGTTCGCCAACGAAGTCCTGGACTGTTTGTCGCACCATAAGATCGTATCGCGCCACGACAGAAGCCCTGGCGTGGTATTCGTGGTCCCGGTGGTGCGTTCCGCGGCAAGCAGGGACGGCCTGCCTGTCGTTGCCGGCGTGCGCCCTGAGCAGCAAGCGGTGGCGCGGCAGCAGTTGCCGGCTGTCCTCGCCGATGCCCGTCTGCGGGACCGCCTCAGGTTCGAGGAGGTGGTGCTGCCGCTGGACGCGGTTCCCGGGCTGGATGATTTCGTGCGCCGGCACTATCCGGAGTTCTTCCAGGCGCAGCGGAAGTTCCGGCCGTACTTCGCCTGTCCCGCCATGGAGAGCCTGGTCAGTGCGGTGGCGGGCCTGTACGACGCATGCGACATCCTGTGGATCGATTACGGTGACACGCGCGAGTTGCATCTGGGAACGCCGGCGAGCCGACGCTTCTATGCGGGTCCGCCACGCTCGGGAGCCAGTGTGTACGAGGCACCTGGTGCCGACGACATCACGTTCATGGTCGACTTCTCGGTGGCGGCGGAGGCGGCTCGGCGGGCTGGCTTGCGGGTGAAGTTCTTTGGTCCGCAAGGAGAGCTGGCGCGTCGCAGCGGCGTAGTGCTGGATGCCCAGGCCGTCGATCTGATGGTTCAATACCGCACGCTCGGGTGGATGCTGGCGCTCGCCGGCGTTGGGCCAGAGAGCGAGTGGCGGCACACGGGACTGACCTGGAGCAAGCAAGGCGGCACCACGGTTACCGTCCGTGCTGACACCAGGCGCGCAGTGGCCGAGTTTCTCGGGAAGCGCCGGAGCCCTTTCAAACTGATGATTATGAGCGCGTAG
- a CDS encoding tetratricopeptide repeat protein, with protein sequence MSVKKSSTARQRFAAAVAQSNEPIDLAEVALLIAQEEYPDIEVSRYLRCLDELAAAARALVCAGAPAAEQVAQLNQFLFVEQGFAGNSENYYDPRNTYLNEVLDRRTGIPISLGVVYSEVAQRLDLPVYGVSFPGHFLVKCVGDPDIIIDPYFGTVISEEECWQRLRGIYGSKTRFDRRLLCPASAREILVRMLSNLKQMYVDSADFTRALTCVDRILLLVPDLPRELRDRGILYQRLECYAAALRDFERYLKLAPDDEAAPLIRETLPDLQRQAASLQ encoded by the coding sequence ATGAGCGTAAAGAAGAGCAGCACGGCGCGCCAGCGCTTTGCGGCGGCGGTGGCGCAGTCCAACGAGCCTATCGACCTCGCCGAGGTGGCGCTGTTGATTGCCCAGGAGGAGTATCCGGACATCGAGGTGAGCCGTTACTTGCGGTGCCTGGATGAGCTGGCTGCCGCCGCCCGCGCGCTGGTGTGCGCGGGTGCGCCGGCCGCCGAGCAGGTGGCGCAGCTCAATCAGTTTCTGTTCGTCGAGCAGGGCTTCGCTGGCAACAGCGAGAACTACTATGATCCGCGCAATACCTACCTCAACGAGGTGCTCGATCGGCGCACCGGCATTCCGATTTCGTTGGGCGTGGTCTACAGCGAGGTGGCGCAGCGGCTCGACCTGCCGGTGTACGGCGTGAGTTTTCCCGGGCACTTCCTGGTCAAGTGCGTCGGCGATCCGGATATCATCATCGATCCGTACTTCGGCACGGTGATTAGCGAGGAAGAATGCTGGCAGCGCCTGCGGGGGATTTATGGGTCGAAGACGCGTTTCGACCGCCGGCTCCTGTGCCCGGCTAGCGCCCGTGAGATTCTGGTGCGCATGCTCAGCAACCTGAAGCAGATGTACGTCGACAGCGCCGATTTTACCCGTGCGCTGACCTGCGTCGATCGGATATTGTTGCTGGTTCCCGACCTGCCGCGTGAGCTGCGCGACCGCGGCATTCTCTACCAGCGCCTGGAGTGCTATGCCGCGGCGCTCCGCGACTTCGAACGCTATCTGAAGCTGGCGCCTGACGACGAAGCGGCGCCGCTGATCCGCGAAACCTTACCCGACCTGCAACGCCAGGCGGCATCATTGCAGTGA